A region of SAR324 cluster bacterium DNA encodes the following proteins:
- the hypD gene encoding hydrogenase formation protein HypD — MTMDPQLYKSKELVSGLADQIRQVSSGMSTVKIMHVCGTHEHEIVRYGIRQLLPANVHIVAGPGCPVCICPVEDIDRAITLSHAPNTTVLTFGDMIRVPATKTSLEAARRDGGSVKMVYSPFDAVTMARENPSQTFVFFSVGFETTAAGVAALIQRGVPENLYFLIANRYLPPVMKLLMEVHDDSLQGFLLPGHAATITGIHAYDFMIPEFNLPCTVTGFEPVDLLAGILELLLLIRNKDAKIINAFPRAVQEYGNTRALAILDKVFVRKPGIWRGIDIVDDTAYTLRPEYDHVDARKHLDGNPPYPPRARHPACQCHRVILGEIIPTECKLFGNVCTPNSPYGPCMVSVDGTCQTWFTYGSQEDNDFER, encoded by the coding sequence ATGACAATGGACCCGCAACTTTACAAAAGCAAAGAACTAGTTTCCGGCCTGGCTGATCAAATCAGGCAAGTGAGTTCCGGAATGTCCACGGTAAAAATCATGCATGTTTGTGGAACACATGAACATGAGATCGTCCGTTACGGAATCCGACAACTGCTTCCCGCCAATGTTCACATCGTGGCCGGGCCTGGATGCCCTGTCTGTATTTGTCCCGTAGAAGACATTGACCGGGCCATCACCCTGTCTCATGCGCCCAATACCACCGTTCTGACCTTCGGAGACATGATCCGGGTGCCTGCCACAAAGACCTCCCTGGAAGCGGCCCGCAGAGATGGCGGAAGCGTGAAGATGGTGTATAGTCCATTCGACGCGGTAACGATGGCCCGGGAAAATCCCTCACAAACATTTGTCTTTTTTTCGGTAGGCTTTGAAACCACAGCCGCCGGAGTCGCGGCCTTGATCCAGCGGGGTGTGCCTGAAAATTTATATTTCCTGATCGCCAATCGCTATTTACCGCCTGTCATGAAACTGCTGATGGAAGTGCATGATGATTCATTGCAGGGATTTTTATTGCCCGGTCATGCCGCCACCATCACGGGAATTCATGCGTATGATTTCATGATTCCGGAATTCAATCTGCCTTGTACGGTGACAGGGTTTGAGCCTGTTGATCTTCTGGCCGGAATTCTGGAGTTGTTGCTATTGATTCGAAACAAAGACGCAAAGATTATCAACGCGTTTCCAAGAGCGGTGCAGGAATATGGAAACACCAGAGCGCTCGCCATTCTGGACAAGGTTTTTGTACGAAAACCCGGCATTTGGCGAGGGATTGATATCGTGGACGACACCGCTTATACGCTGAGGCCGGAGTATGACCATGTGGACGCCAGAAAACATCTGGACGGAAACCCGCCTTATCCGCCCAGAGCACGGCATCCTGCCTGTCAATGCCATCGCGTTATTCTGGGGGAAATCATCCCCACGGAATGCAAGCTGTTCGGCAATGTCTGCACCCCCAATTCCCCTTACGGACCTTGTATGGTTTCAGTGGATGGAACCTGCCAGACCTGGTTCACCTATGGTTCTCAGGAGGATAATGATTTTGAGAGATAG